A genomic segment from Glycine max cultivar Williams 82 chromosome 1, Glycine_max_v4.0, whole genome shotgun sequence encodes:
- the LOC100790680 gene encoding eukaryotic translation initiation factor 4G isoform X1, with translation MSFNQSKSDKSDAVYRKSGRSGSFNQQRGPFGGAYGKGGGGGAGPSPSLSSSRSFNKKSNNNAQGGQSRVNPTPVNSTESNSTYAARTVPNGSYVQPQIHGGSDAPITNATAKSSELLAAQRSSRAVPKAPTSQPPSMSPDPAAPTTPAKADASKAFPFQFGSISPGFMNGMAIPARTSSAPPNIDEQRRDQARHDSLRPVPSMPTPPVPKQHLVKKDTGVADQSNAGEIHTGIRAKKDTQMSPLPPASQMQKPSVISLSGMSMPMPYHHQSQASVHFGGPNPQIQSSAPLQMPLPMPLPIGSGAQVQQQVFVPSLQPHPIHPQGIMHQGQSMGFTPQIGPQLTHQLGNMAIGISPQYPPQQGGKFAARKTTPVKITHPETHEELRLDKRTDAYSDGGSSGSRHHSGMPSQSQPAQQFAASHPINYYPSSSYSTNSLFYPTTSSLPLTSSQITPNSQPSRFNYAVNHGPQNASFINSSSHSSLPVNKAGTSIPGNAESPNPEIFQDVHNTILSAPSGVTSVSIKPTGGSGVVVDSSFSNSSTQKSGSSSSSLTSSDAFETTEITSQQSKVSSDSSVLSSLPSLSAASTMKPTSASLLLPASAVSEDSISVLPNNEGGKKESLSRSNSLKDNQKKIQKKGQSQHQVAVQSPSVVNVPFQAVDGDIPDEVSETVGTKTNHSAAITSEDLSAAASDTLSATIESLTCAVEMKTNDSTQVSACASAEGPVTQVMDNLNNHKIAELDELSHQDKPLQPNILEMGGKTENLSLQGSKQSVSDGGTELKQPKKGTVKLSTEFVTLKTKESTSCSAECDTTADNNGMSVSTKLDSKDVCLNRNDSVVSNEAVSSNSGTSDQQSADLLEATSKQCKDDSAENAGSVSVSLPASGTKDRPISESSKVKPTSKGKKKRKEILQKADAAGSTSDLYNAYKGPEEKKETIISSEKTESGSTSGNLERLPTDTAQPDAVANEQSKQSKAELDDWEDAADMSTPKLEVSDETEQVSDGSAITAKKYSRDFLLKFAEQCTDLPEGFEITADIDEALMSVNVSSHVIERDSHSTGRIIDRSGGMSRRGSGVIEEDKWSKVSNAFHSGMRLDGVGGNAGFRPGQGGNFGVLRNPRTQTPLQYAGGILSGPMQSMVNQGGMQRNSPDGERWQRATSFQQRGLIPSPSTPQTPLQMMHKAEKKYEVGKVTDEEQAKQRQLKGILNKLTPQNFEKLFDQVRAVNIDNVVTLNGVISQIFEKALMEPTFCEMYANFCFHLAAALPDLSQDNEKITFKRLLLNKCQEEFERGEREQEEANKVDEGEVKLSNGEREEKRTKARRRMLGNIRLIGELYKKKMLTERIMHECIKKLLGQYQDPDEEDIEALCKLMSTIGEMIDHPKAKEHMDAYFEMMRSLSNNMNLSSRVRFMLKDVIDLRKNKWQQRRKVEGPKKIEEVHRDASQERLAQASRLGRGPGNNPPRRIPMDFGPRGSSMLSPNAQMGGLRGLPTQVRGYGSQDARMEDRQTYEARTLSVPLPQRPLGDESITLGPQGGLARGMSIRGPPAVSSSTGLNGYNNLSERTSYSSREDPASRYTPDRFAGSTAYDQSSVQDRNMNYGNRDLRNANRILDKPVVTSPARAQGTAASQNISAERLQDMSMAAIREYYSARDVNEVVLCIKDLNYPGFHPSMVSLWVTDSFERKDTERNLLAQLLVKLVKSQDGPLGQAQLIKGFESVLSTLEDAVNDAPKAPEFLGRIFAKAITEHVVSLKEIGRLIHEGGEEPGSLLEAGLAADVLGSTLEVIKMEKGDAVLSEICTSSNLRLETFRPLEPLTSRKLEKFILGG, from the exons ATGTCCTTCAATCAATCAAAGTCCGATAAGAGCGACGCTGTGTACCGAAAATCCGGGCGATCCGGCAGCTTCAATCAGCAGCGCGGTCCCTTCGGCGGTGCGTACGGTAAGGGCGGCGGCGGCGGTGCCGGACCTTCTCCGTCGCTCTCCTCTAGCCGGAG TTTTAACAAGAAGTCTAATAATAATGCACAAGGTGGGCAATCTAGGGTAAACCCTACTCCGGTGAATTCGACCGAGTCTAATAGTACTTATGCAGCCCGGACTGTACCAAACGGTTCCTATGTACAGCCGCAGATTCATG GAGGATCGGATGCACCAATTACAAATGCAACTGCCAAGTCATCTGAACTGTTGGCTGCACAGAGGAGCTCCAGAGCTGTTCCAAAAGCTCCTACTTCTCAACCTCCCTCCATGAGTCCTGATCCAGCAGCTCCTACAACCCCTGCTAAGG CAGATGCATCTAAGGCATTCCCTTTCCAGTTTGGATCTATTAGTCCTGGCTTTATGAATGGGATGGCA ATTCCTGCTCGCACAAGCTCTGCTCCTCCTAATATAGATGAACAGAGGCGTGATCAA GCTCGACATGATTCTCTTAGACCTGTACCCTCAATGCCAACACCTCCTGTTCCAAAGCAGCATCTGGTGAAGAAGGATACAGGTGTTGCTGACCAATCTAATGCTGGGGAGATTCATACTGGGATTAGGGCAAAAAAGGATACTCAAATGTCACCATTACCCCCAGCAAGCCAGATGCAGAAGCCTTCTGTCATTTCTTTATCTGGAATGTCAATGCCTATGCCATATCACCACCAGTCACAGGCATCTGTACACTTTGGTGGTCCTAATCCACAGATTCAGTCATCGGCACCTCTTCAGATGCCATTACCAATGCCTTTACCGATTGGAAGTGGAGCACAAGTGCAACAACAGGTTTTTGTTCCAAGCCTTCAACCTCATCCTATCCATCCTCAGGGAATCATGCATCAGGGCCAAAGCATGGGTTTCACTCCTCAAATTGGCCCTCAGTTGACCCATCAGTTAGGCAACATGGCTATTGGAATTAGCCCACAATATCCACCACAGCAAGGAGGAAAATTTGCTGCTCGTAAAACTACTCCTGTCAAGATAACTCACCCTGAGACACATGAAGAGCTAAGACTTGATAAAAGGACAGATGCATATTCAGATGGTGGGTCATCTGGTTCAAGGCATCATTCTGGCATGCCTTCTCAATCTCAGCCTGCCCAGCAATTTGCTGCTTCCCATCCTATTAATTACTATCCATCCAGTTCTTACAGTACCAATTCTCTCTTTTATCCAACTACCAGTTCTCTTCCATTAACAAGTAGCCAGATAACTCCTAACTCTCAGCCATCCAGATTTAATTATGCAGTGAACCATGGTCCACAAAATGCAAGTTTTATAAATTCATCATCTCATAGTTCTCTGCCTGTCAATAAAGCTGGCACTTCTATTCCTGGCAATGCTGAATCTCCTAATCCAGAAATTTTCCAGGATGTACATAATACAATCTTGTCTGCTCCTTCAGGAGTAACTTCTGTGTCTATTAAGCCAACTGGTGGATCTGGTGTTGTTGTGGACTCATCATTTTCCAATTCCAGTACTCAAAAGAGTGGATCTTCTAGTTCTTCATTAACATCTAGTGATGCTTTCGAAACAACTGAAATCACTTCACAACAGTCTAAGGTGTCCAGTGATTCATCAGTTTTGAGTTCATTACCAAGTTTATCTGCTGCATCTACCATGAAGCCTACATCAGCTTCCTTGTTACTTCCTGCATCTGCTGTGAGTGAAGATTCCATTTCAGTTCTGCCTAATAATGAAGGCGGAAAGAAGGAATCTCTTAGTAGGTCAAATTCTTTGAAGGATAACCAGAAGAAAATACAGAAGAAAGGCCAATCACAGCATCAG GTTGCTGTGCAATCTCCTTCTGTGGTTAATGTGCCTTTCCAAGCTGTTGACGGTGATATCCCTGATGAAGTTTCTGAAACTGTAGGAACTAAAACAAACCATTCTGCGGCAATTACCAGTGAAGATCTCTCCGCTGCTGCTTCAGACACGTTATCAGCTACCATTGAGAGCCTAACTTGTGCTGTTGAAATGAAAACTAATGATTCTACACAAGTTTCTGCTTGTGCTTCAGCTGAAGGACCTGTTACACAAGTGATGGATAATTTGAACAATCATAAGATTGCTGAGCTAGATGAATTGTCACACCAGGATAAACCCTTACAGCCAAATATTTTGGAAATGGGTGGTAAAACAGAAAATTTGTCTCTTCAAGGAAGTAAACAAAGTGTTAGTGATGGTGGAACAGAATTAAAACAACCTAAGAAAGGTACTGTGAAGTTAAGCACTGAGTTTGTAACCTTGAAAACCAAAGAATCTACCAGTTGTAGTGCAGAATGTGACACAACGGCTGATAATAACGGCATGTCTGTCTCTACCAAATTGGATTCCAAAGATGTTTGTTTAAATAGAAATGATAGTGTAGTTAGTAATGAAGCGGTTTCTTCAAATTCTGGCACATCAGATCAGCAGTCTGCTGATCTCCTAGAAGCAACTTCAAAACAGTGCAAGGATGATAGTGCAGAGAATGCTGGCAGTGTTTCAGTGTCTCTTCCAGCATCAGGTACCAAGGACAGACCAATTTCAGAGTCTAGTAAGGTGAAACCTACATCAAAGGGGAAAAAGAAACGAAAAGAGATTCTTCAGAAGGCCGATGCTGCTGGGTCAACATCTGATCTTTATAATGCATATAAGGGACctgaggaaaagaaagaaactatTATAAGTTCAGAGAAAACAGAAAGTGGTTCTACTTCTGGAAATTTAGAGCGGTTGCCAACTGATACTGCTCAGCCAGATGCTGTAGCAAATGAGCAATCTAAGCAGAGTAAAGCTGAACTTGATGATTGGGAGGATGCTGCTGACATGTCTACACCTAAACTAGAAGTTTCAGATGAAACTGAACAGGTTAGTGATGGAAGTGCAATTACTGCCAAAAAGTACTCTCGAGATTTCCTTTTGAAATTTGCAGAGCAGTGCACTGATCTTCCTGAAGGGTTTGAAATCACAGCAGACATAGATGAGGCCTTGATGAGTGTTAATGTTAGTTCCCATGTAATTGAACGTGATTCTCATTCTACTGGAAGAATTATTGATAGGTCAGGTGGGATGTCTCGTCGTGGGAGTGGTGTTATTGAGGAAGACAAATGGAGTAAAGTTTCTAATGCATTTCATTCTGGTATGCGTTTGGATGGTGTAGGAGGTAATGCCGGATTTCGACCTGGTCAAGGAGGCAATTTTGGTGTTTTAAGGAATCCACGCACACAGACACCTCTGCAGTATGCTGGAGGGATTCTTTCTGGTCCAATGCAATCCATGGTAAATCAGGGAGGAATGCAAAGAAATAGCCCTGATGGAGAAAGGTGGCAGCGTGCTACTAGCTTCCAGCAGAGGGGTTTAATTCCATCTCCTTCTACTCCTCAAACTCCTTTACAGATGATGCACAAAGCTGAGAAGAAGTATGAGGTGGGTAAAGTGACAGATGAGGAACAGGCAAAGCAGAGGCAATTGAAGGGTATATTAAACAAGTTAACTCCTCAGAATTTTGAGAAACTTTTTGATCAGGTTAGAGCAGTTAATATTGACAATGTTGTCACTCTCAATGGTGTCATCTCACAAATCTTTGAGAAGGCCTTGATGGAGCCTACCTTCTGTGAAATGTATGCCAATTTCTGTTTTCATCTAGCAGCTGCGTTACCTGATCTCAGTCAAGACAAtgaaaagataacttttaagaGATTATTGTTAAACAAGTGCCAGGAAGAATTTGAGAGGGGTGAAAGAGAGCAAGAAGAAGCTAATAAGGTTGATGAGGGTGAGGTCAAGCTGTCTAATggggaaagagaagagaaacgTACCAAGGCAAGAAGACGTATGTTGGGTAATATCAGATTGATTGGAGAACTatataagaagaaaatgttGACAGAAAGGATAATGCATGAATGCATCAAGAAGTTATTGGGTCAGTATCAGGATCCGGATGAAGAAGATATTGAAGCTTTGTGCAAGCTGATGAGTACTATTGGGGAGATGATTGACCATCCCAAAGCCAAGGAACATATGGATGCGTATTTTGAAATGATGAGATCATTATCAAACAACATGAATTTATCTTCTAGGGTGAGGTTCATGTTGAAGGATGTCATTGATTTGAGAAAGAATAAATGGcaacaaagaagaaaagttGAAGGTCCAAAGAAGATTGAGGAGGTGCACAGAGATGCTTCTCAAGAGAGGCTGGCCCAAGCTAGTAGGCTGGGTCGTGGTCCAGGCAACAATCCACCTAGAAGAATCCCTATGGATTTTGGTCCAAGAGGGTCATCTATGTTATCTCCCAATGCTCAGATGGGTGGACTGCGTGGATTGCCTACTCAAGTTCGCGGGTATGGTTCTCAGGATGCTCGCATGGAAGACAGGCAAACTTATGAGGCTAGGACATTGTCAGTTCCCTTGCCTCAGAGACCTTTAGGTGATGAATCCATAACCTTGGGACCACAGGGTGGCCTTGCCAGAGGAATGTCCATTAGAGGTCCACCTGCAGTTTCAAGTTCAACTGGTCTTAATGGTTATAATAATTTGTCGGAGCGCACTTCATACAGCTCTAGGGAGGACCCTGCATCAAGATATACTCCAGATAGATTTGCTGGTTCGACTGCTTATGATCAATCTAGTGTTCAAGATCGTAATATGAATTATGGCAACAGGGACTTAAGAAATGCAAATAGGATTCTTGATAAACCTGTTGTAACTTCACCTGCCAGAGCACAAGGGACAGCAGCCTCCCAGAATATTTCTGCAGAGCGACTGCAGGACATGTCCATGGCAGCAATCAGAGAATACTATAG TGCTAGAGATGTGAATGAAGTTGTTCTATGCATCAAAGATCTGAACTACCCAGGCTTTCATCCTTCCATGGTTTCTCTCTGGGTCACAGACTCGTTTGAGAGAAAGGACACCGAGAGAAATCTTTTGGCCCAACTGCTTGTCAAGCTTGTGAAATCTCAGGATGGACCATTGGGTCAAGCCCAGCTCATCAAAGG GTTTGAATCTGTTCTCAGCACTTTGGAAGATGCGGTTAATGATGCCCCCAAAGCACCAGAGTTTCTTGGCCGCATTTTTGCCAAAGCTATAACAGAGCATGTAGTCTCTTTGAAAGAGATTGGGCGGTTAATACATGAGGGTGGAGAGGAACCGGGGAGCCTCTTAGAAGCTGGACTTGCAGCTGATGTTCTTGGAAGCACCTTGGAGGTAATAAAAATGGAGAAGGGTGATGCTGTTTTGAGTGAGATCTGCACGAGCTCCAACTTGCGGTTGGAGACCTTCCGGCCGCTGGAACCTCTTACATCAAGGAAGTTagagaaatttattttaggGGGATAG
- the LOC100790680 gene encoding eukaryotic translation initiation factor 4G isoform X2 — translation MSFNQSKSDKSDAVYRKSGRSGSFNQQRGPFGGAYGKGGGGGAGPSPSLSSSRSFNKKSNNNAQGGQSRVNPTPVNSTESNSTYAARTVPNGSYVQPQIHGGSDAPITNATAKSSELLAAQRSSRAVPKAPTSQPPSMSPDPAAPTTPAKDASKAFPFQFGSISPGFMNGMAIPARTSSAPPNIDEQRRDQARHDSLRPVPSMPTPPVPKQHLVKKDTGVADQSNAGEIHTGIRAKKDTQMSPLPPASQMQKPSVISLSGMSMPMPYHHQSQASVHFGGPNPQIQSSAPLQMPLPMPLPIGSGAQVQQQVFVPSLQPHPIHPQGIMHQGQSMGFTPQIGPQLTHQLGNMAIGISPQYPPQQGGKFAARKTTPVKITHPETHEELRLDKRTDAYSDGGSSGSRHHSGMPSQSQPAQQFAASHPINYYPSSSYSTNSLFYPTTSSLPLTSSQITPNSQPSRFNYAVNHGPQNASFINSSSHSSLPVNKAGTSIPGNAESPNPEIFQDVHNTILSAPSGVTSVSIKPTGGSGVVVDSSFSNSSTQKSGSSSSSLTSSDAFETTEITSQQSKVSSDSSVLSSLPSLSAASTMKPTSASLLLPASAVSEDSISVLPNNEGGKKESLSRSNSLKDNQKKIQKKGQSQHQVAVQSPSVVNVPFQAVDGDIPDEVSETVGTKTNHSAAITSEDLSAAASDTLSATIESLTCAVEMKTNDSTQVSACASAEGPVTQVMDNLNNHKIAELDELSHQDKPLQPNILEMGGKTENLSLQGSKQSVSDGGTELKQPKKGTVKLSTEFVTLKTKESTSCSAECDTTADNNGMSVSTKLDSKDVCLNRNDSVVSNEAVSSNSGTSDQQSADLLEATSKQCKDDSAENAGSVSVSLPASGTKDRPISESSKVKPTSKGKKKRKEILQKADAAGSTSDLYNAYKGPEEKKETIISSEKTESGSTSGNLERLPTDTAQPDAVANEQSKQSKAELDDWEDAADMSTPKLEVSDETEQVSDGSAITAKKYSRDFLLKFAEQCTDLPEGFEITADIDEALMSVNVSSHVIERDSHSTGRIIDRSGGMSRRGSGVIEEDKWSKVSNAFHSGMRLDGVGGNAGFRPGQGGNFGVLRNPRTQTPLQYAGGILSGPMQSMVNQGGMQRNSPDGERWQRATSFQQRGLIPSPSTPQTPLQMMHKAEKKYEVGKVTDEEQAKQRQLKGILNKLTPQNFEKLFDQVRAVNIDNVVTLNGVISQIFEKALMEPTFCEMYANFCFHLAAALPDLSQDNEKITFKRLLLNKCQEEFERGEREQEEANKVDEGEVKLSNGEREEKRTKARRRMLGNIRLIGELYKKKMLTERIMHECIKKLLGQYQDPDEEDIEALCKLMSTIGEMIDHPKAKEHMDAYFEMMRSLSNNMNLSSRVRFMLKDVIDLRKNKWQQRRKVEGPKKIEEVHRDASQERLAQASRLGRGPGNNPPRRIPMDFGPRGSSMLSPNAQMGGLRGLPTQVRGYGSQDARMEDRQTYEARTLSVPLPQRPLGDESITLGPQGGLARGMSIRGPPAVSSSTGLNGYNNLSERTSYSSREDPASRYTPDRFAGSTAYDQSSVQDRNMNYGNRDLRNANRILDKPVVTSPARAQGTAASQNISAERLQDMSMAAIREYYSARDVNEVVLCIKDLNYPGFHPSMVSLWVTDSFERKDTERNLLAQLLVKLVKSQDGPLGQAQLIKGFESVLSTLEDAVNDAPKAPEFLGRIFAKAITEHVVSLKEIGRLIHEGGEEPGSLLEAGLAADVLGSTLEVIKMEKGDAVLSEICTSSNLRLETFRPLEPLTSRKLEKFILGG, via the exons ATGTCCTTCAATCAATCAAAGTCCGATAAGAGCGACGCTGTGTACCGAAAATCCGGGCGATCCGGCAGCTTCAATCAGCAGCGCGGTCCCTTCGGCGGTGCGTACGGTAAGGGCGGCGGCGGCGGTGCCGGACCTTCTCCGTCGCTCTCCTCTAGCCGGAG TTTTAACAAGAAGTCTAATAATAATGCACAAGGTGGGCAATCTAGGGTAAACCCTACTCCGGTGAATTCGACCGAGTCTAATAGTACTTATGCAGCCCGGACTGTACCAAACGGTTCCTATGTACAGCCGCAGATTCATG GAGGATCGGATGCACCAATTACAAATGCAACTGCCAAGTCATCTGAACTGTTGGCTGCACAGAGGAGCTCCAGAGCTGTTCCAAAAGCTCCTACTTCTCAACCTCCCTCCATGAGTCCTGATCCAGCAGCTCCTACAACCCCTGCTAAGG ATGCATCTAAGGCATTCCCTTTCCAGTTTGGATCTATTAGTCCTGGCTTTATGAATGGGATGGCA ATTCCTGCTCGCACAAGCTCTGCTCCTCCTAATATAGATGAACAGAGGCGTGATCAA GCTCGACATGATTCTCTTAGACCTGTACCCTCAATGCCAACACCTCCTGTTCCAAAGCAGCATCTGGTGAAGAAGGATACAGGTGTTGCTGACCAATCTAATGCTGGGGAGATTCATACTGGGATTAGGGCAAAAAAGGATACTCAAATGTCACCATTACCCCCAGCAAGCCAGATGCAGAAGCCTTCTGTCATTTCTTTATCTGGAATGTCAATGCCTATGCCATATCACCACCAGTCACAGGCATCTGTACACTTTGGTGGTCCTAATCCACAGATTCAGTCATCGGCACCTCTTCAGATGCCATTACCAATGCCTTTACCGATTGGAAGTGGAGCACAAGTGCAACAACAGGTTTTTGTTCCAAGCCTTCAACCTCATCCTATCCATCCTCAGGGAATCATGCATCAGGGCCAAAGCATGGGTTTCACTCCTCAAATTGGCCCTCAGTTGACCCATCAGTTAGGCAACATGGCTATTGGAATTAGCCCACAATATCCACCACAGCAAGGAGGAAAATTTGCTGCTCGTAAAACTACTCCTGTCAAGATAACTCACCCTGAGACACATGAAGAGCTAAGACTTGATAAAAGGACAGATGCATATTCAGATGGTGGGTCATCTGGTTCAAGGCATCATTCTGGCATGCCTTCTCAATCTCAGCCTGCCCAGCAATTTGCTGCTTCCCATCCTATTAATTACTATCCATCCAGTTCTTACAGTACCAATTCTCTCTTTTATCCAACTACCAGTTCTCTTCCATTAACAAGTAGCCAGATAACTCCTAACTCTCAGCCATCCAGATTTAATTATGCAGTGAACCATGGTCCACAAAATGCAAGTTTTATAAATTCATCATCTCATAGTTCTCTGCCTGTCAATAAAGCTGGCACTTCTATTCCTGGCAATGCTGAATCTCCTAATCCAGAAATTTTCCAGGATGTACATAATACAATCTTGTCTGCTCCTTCAGGAGTAACTTCTGTGTCTATTAAGCCAACTGGTGGATCTGGTGTTGTTGTGGACTCATCATTTTCCAATTCCAGTACTCAAAAGAGTGGATCTTCTAGTTCTTCATTAACATCTAGTGATGCTTTCGAAACAACTGAAATCACTTCACAACAGTCTAAGGTGTCCAGTGATTCATCAGTTTTGAGTTCATTACCAAGTTTATCTGCTGCATCTACCATGAAGCCTACATCAGCTTCCTTGTTACTTCCTGCATCTGCTGTGAGTGAAGATTCCATTTCAGTTCTGCCTAATAATGAAGGCGGAAAGAAGGAATCTCTTAGTAGGTCAAATTCTTTGAAGGATAACCAGAAGAAAATACAGAAGAAAGGCCAATCACAGCATCAG GTTGCTGTGCAATCTCCTTCTGTGGTTAATGTGCCTTTCCAAGCTGTTGACGGTGATATCCCTGATGAAGTTTCTGAAACTGTAGGAACTAAAACAAACCATTCTGCGGCAATTACCAGTGAAGATCTCTCCGCTGCTGCTTCAGACACGTTATCAGCTACCATTGAGAGCCTAACTTGTGCTGTTGAAATGAAAACTAATGATTCTACACAAGTTTCTGCTTGTGCTTCAGCTGAAGGACCTGTTACACAAGTGATGGATAATTTGAACAATCATAAGATTGCTGAGCTAGATGAATTGTCACACCAGGATAAACCCTTACAGCCAAATATTTTGGAAATGGGTGGTAAAACAGAAAATTTGTCTCTTCAAGGAAGTAAACAAAGTGTTAGTGATGGTGGAACAGAATTAAAACAACCTAAGAAAGGTACTGTGAAGTTAAGCACTGAGTTTGTAACCTTGAAAACCAAAGAATCTACCAGTTGTAGTGCAGAATGTGACACAACGGCTGATAATAACGGCATGTCTGTCTCTACCAAATTGGATTCCAAAGATGTTTGTTTAAATAGAAATGATAGTGTAGTTAGTAATGAAGCGGTTTCTTCAAATTCTGGCACATCAGATCAGCAGTCTGCTGATCTCCTAGAAGCAACTTCAAAACAGTGCAAGGATGATAGTGCAGAGAATGCTGGCAGTGTTTCAGTGTCTCTTCCAGCATCAGGTACCAAGGACAGACCAATTTCAGAGTCTAGTAAGGTGAAACCTACATCAAAGGGGAAAAAGAAACGAAAAGAGATTCTTCAGAAGGCCGATGCTGCTGGGTCAACATCTGATCTTTATAATGCATATAAGGGACctgaggaaaagaaagaaactatTATAAGTTCAGAGAAAACAGAAAGTGGTTCTACTTCTGGAAATTTAGAGCGGTTGCCAACTGATACTGCTCAGCCAGATGCTGTAGCAAATGAGCAATCTAAGCAGAGTAAAGCTGAACTTGATGATTGGGAGGATGCTGCTGACATGTCTACACCTAAACTAGAAGTTTCAGATGAAACTGAACAGGTTAGTGATGGAAGTGCAATTACTGCCAAAAAGTACTCTCGAGATTTCCTTTTGAAATTTGCAGAGCAGTGCACTGATCTTCCTGAAGGGTTTGAAATCACAGCAGACATAGATGAGGCCTTGATGAGTGTTAATGTTAGTTCCCATGTAATTGAACGTGATTCTCATTCTACTGGAAGAATTATTGATAGGTCAGGTGGGATGTCTCGTCGTGGGAGTGGTGTTATTGAGGAAGACAAATGGAGTAAAGTTTCTAATGCATTTCATTCTGGTATGCGTTTGGATGGTGTAGGAGGTAATGCCGGATTTCGACCTGGTCAAGGAGGCAATTTTGGTGTTTTAAGGAATCCACGCACACAGACACCTCTGCAGTATGCTGGAGGGATTCTTTCTGGTCCAATGCAATCCATGGTAAATCAGGGAGGAATGCAAAGAAATAGCCCTGATGGAGAAAGGTGGCAGCGTGCTACTAGCTTCCAGCAGAGGGGTTTAATTCCATCTCCTTCTACTCCTCAAACTCCTTTACAGATGATGCACAAAGCTGAGAAGAAGTATGAGGTGGGTAAAGTGACAGATGAGGAACAGGCAAAGCAGAGGCAATTGAAGGGTATATTAAACAAGTTAACTCCTCAGAATTTTGAGAAACTTTTTGATCAGGTTAGAGCAGTTAATATTGACAATGTTGTCACTCTCAATGGTGTCATCTCACAAATCTTTGAGAAGGCCTTGATGGAGCCTACCTTCTGTGAAATGTATGCCAATTTCTGTTTTCATCTAGCAGCTGCGTTACCTGATCTCAGTCAAGACAAtgaaaagataacttttaagaGATTATTGTTAAACAAGTGCCAGGAAGAATTTGAGAGGGGTGAAAGAGAGCAAGAAGAAGCTAATAAGGTTGATGAGGGTGAGGTCAAGCTGTCTAATggggaaagagaagagaaacgTACCAAGGCAAGAAGACGTATGTTGGGTAATATCAGATTGATTGGAGAACTatataagaagaaaatgttGACAGAAAGGATAATGCATGAATGCATCAAGAAGTTATTGGGTCAGTATCAGGATCCGGATGAAGAAGATATTGAAGCTTTGTGCAAGCTGATGAGTACTATTGGGGAGATGATTGACCATCCCAAAGCCAAGGAACATATGGATGCGTATTTTGAAATGATGAGATCATTATCAAACAACATGAATTTATCTTCTAGGGTGAGGTTCATGTTGAAGGATGTCATTGATTTGAGAAAGAATAAATGGcaacaaagaagaaaagttGAAGGTCCAAAGAAGATTGAGGAGGTGCACAGAGATGCTTCTCAAGAGAGGCTGGCCCAAGCTAGTAGGCTGGGTCGTGGTCCAGGCAACAATCCACCTAGAAGAATCCCTATGGATTTTGGTCCAAGAGGGTCATCTATGTTATCTCCCAATGCTCAGATGGGTGGACTGCGTGGATTGCCTACTCAAGTTCGCGGGTATGGTTCTCAGGATGCTCGCATGGAAGACAGGCAAACTTATGAGGCTAGGACATTGTCAGTTCCCTTGCCTCAGAGACCTTTAGGTGATGAATCCATAACCTTGGGACCACAGGGTGGCCTTGCCAGAGGAATGTCCATTAGAGGTCCACCTGCAGTTTCAAGTTCAACTGGTCTTAATGGTTATAATAATTTGTCGGAGCGCACTTCATACAGCTCTAGGGAGGACCCTGCATCAAGATATACTCCAGATAGATTTGCTGGTTCGACTGCTTATGATCAATCTAGTGTTCAAGATCGTAATATGAATTATGGCAACAGGGACTTAAGAAATGCAAATAGGATTCTTGATAAACCTGTTGTAACTTCACCTGCCAGAGCACAAGGGACAGCAGCCTCCCAGAATATTTCTGCAGAGCGACTGCAGGACATGTCCATGGCAGCAATCAGAGAATACTATAG TGCTAGAGATGTGAATGAAGTTGTTCTATGCATCAAAGATCTGAACTACCCAGGCTTTCATCCTTCCATGGTTTCTCTCTGGGTCACAGACTCGTTTGAGAGAAAGGACACCGAGAGAAATCTTTTGGCCCAACTGCTTGTCAAGCTTGTGAAATCTCAGGATGGACCATTGGGTCAAGCCCAGCTCATCAAAGG GTTTGAATCTGTTCTCAGCACTTTGGAAGATGCGGTTAATGATGCCCCCAAAGCACCAGAGTTTCTTGGCCGCATTTTTGCCAAAGCTATAACAGAGCATGTAGTCTCTTTGAAAGAGATTGGGCGGTTAATACATGAGGGTGGAGAGGAACCGGGGAGCCTCTTAGAAGCTGGACTTGCAGCTGATGTTCTTGGAAGCACCTTGGAGGTAATAAAAATGGAGAAGGGTGATGCTGTTTTGAGTGAGATCTGCACGAGCTCCAACTTGCGGTTGGAGACCTTCCGGCCGCTGGAACCTCTTACATCAAGGAAGTTagagaaatttattttaggGGGATAG